In one window of Oryzias melastigma strain HK-1 linkage group LG5, ASM292280v2, whole genome shotgun sequence DNA:
- the si:dkeyp-67f1.2 gene encoding protein FAM3C isoform X1: protein MMKCQGKVLPFVQICRFGFIIADHLLSVLLAAVLHLTAVILVLLVAWEFVKTSFEVQTFQWTKVTNILNTEGEIRAEIKSAPKCSLSRDCPPDRFALSVRSGAGDIVGPRICFNGKTIMNNVLNNVGEGLNIVVVDGERGVVEKYGFLNMDIGNRDDILAYLKEIQPGRIVLVASFQDVATLLTDEIKEIFVGMGSSFITSLKLKDNWVFVGRAGTKIKSVFEKQAVNDEKTNAFEKWPNMVEVAGCFPRSLNATL, encoded by the exons ATGATGAAATGTCAAGGTAAGGTTTTACCTTTTGTCCAGATATGTAGGTTTGGTTTTATAATCGCTGATCATCTTCTTTCTGTTCTTTTGGCAGCTGTTCTGCATCTCACAGCAGTGATCCTTGTACTTCTTGTAGCATGGGAATTTGTCAAGACCTCATTTGAAGTCCAGACTTTCCAATGgacaaaagttacaaatattCTGA aTACCGAGGGAGAAATCAGAGCAG aaattaaatCTGCGCCGAAGTGCAGCCTCTCCAGAGACTGCCCTCCCGATCGGTTTGCTTTGAGTGTCAGGAGCGGCGCTGGGGACATTGTTGGGCCACGTATCTGTTTCAACGGTAAAAC CATTATGAATAATGTATTGAACAATGTGGGAGAAGGACTGAACATTGTGGTGGTGGATG GTGAAAGAGGAGTCGTTGAAAAATATGGCTTTCTTAACATGGATATTGGAA ACAGAGACGATATCCTGGCATACTTGAAAGAAATCCAACCTGGGAGGATTGTGCTGGTGGCTTCATTCCAAGATGTTGCAACACT ACTGACAGACGAAATTAAGGAGATATTTGTTGGGATGGGAAGCTCTTTCATCACTTCCCTGAAACTCAAAGACAACTGGGTGTTTGTCGGGAGAGCGGGGACAAAAATCAAAAGCGTCTTTGAGAAG CAAGCTGTTAATGACGAGAAAACCAACGCTTTTGAAAAATGGCCAAACATGGTGGAGGTGGCCGGATGTTTCCCGAGGTCCCTAAACGCCACGCTATAA
- the si:dkeyp-67f1.2 gene encoding protein FAM3C isoform X2 produces MMKCQAVLHLTAVILVLLVAWEFVKTSFEVQTFQWTKVTNILNTEGEIRAEIKSAPKCSLSRDCPPDRFALSVRSGAGDIVGPRICFNGKTIMNNVLNNVGEGLNIVVVDGERGVVEKYGFLNMDIGNRDDILAYLKEIQPGRIVLVASFQDVATLLTDEIKEIFVGMGSSFITSLKLKDNWVFVGRAGTKIKSVFEKQAVNDEKTNAFEKWPNMVEVAGCFPRSLNATL; encoded by the exons ATGATGAAATGTCAAG CTGTTCTGCATCTCACAGCAGTGATCCTTGTACTTCTTGTAGCATGGGAATTTGTCAAGACCTCATTTGAAGTCCAGACTTTCCAATGgacaaaagttacaaatattCTGA aTACCGAGGGAGAAATCAGAGCAG aaattaaatCTGCGCCGAAGTGCAGCCTCTCCAGAGACTGCCCTCCCGATCGGTTTGCTTTGAGTGTCAGGAGCGGCGCTGGGGACATTGTTGGGCCACGTATCTGTTTCAACGGTAAAAC CATTATGAATAATGTATTGAACAATGTGGGAGAAGGACTGAACATTGTGGTGGTGGATG GTGAAAGAGGAGTCGTTGAAAAATATGGCTTTCTTAACATGGATATTGGAA ACAGAGACGATATCCTGGCATACTTGAAAGAAATCCAACCTGGGAGGATTGTGCTGGTGGCTTCATTCCAAGATGTTGCAACACT ACTGACAGACGAAATTAAGGAGATATTTGTTGGGATGGGAAGCTCTTTCATCACTTCCCTGAAACTCAAAGACAACTGGGTGTTTGTCGGGAGAGCGGGGACAAAAATCAAAAGCGTCTTTGAGAAG CAAGCTGTTAATGACGAGAAAACCAACGCTTTTGAAAAATGGCCAAACATGGTGGAGGTGGCCGGATGTTTCCCGAGGTCCCTAAACGCCACGCTATAA